In Serinus canaria isolate serCan28SL12 chromosome 5, serCan2020, whole genome shotgun sequence, the following proteins share a genomic window:
- the LOC103827053 gene encoding interferon-induced transmembrane protein 5, whose protein sequence is MDTSYPREERPSPKRGQPPAAPAPRDHLVWAIFNTLYMNFCCLGFVALAFAVKARDRKVSGDVEAARHFSSKARCYNALATAGSVVLPLLLGALIVTGVIHLSKLAQESVGFFTYQFSGSDDEDQ, encoded by the exons ATGGACACCTCGTACCCGCGGGAGGAGCGGCCGTCCCCCAAGCGGGGACAGCCCCCCGCGGCCCCCGCGCCCCGCGACCACCTGGTCTGGGCCATCTTCAACACCCTCTACATGAACTTCTGCTGCCTGGGCTTCGTGGCGCTCGCCTTCGCCGTCAAG GCTCGGGACAGGAAAGTGTCCGGGGATGTGGAAGCTGCTCGGCACTTCAGCTCCAAGGCGCGGTGCTACAACGCCCTGGCCACGGCGGGCAGCGtggtgctgccactgctgctcgGTGCCCTCATTGTCACCGGTGTCATCCACCTCTCCAAGCTGGCCCAGGAGTCCGTCGGCTTCTTCACCTACCAGTTCAGCGGGAGCGACGACGAGGACCAGTGA